Proteins encoded by one window of Lathyrus oleraceus cultivar Zhongwan6 chromosome 1, CAAS_Psat_ZW6_1.0, whole genome shotgun sequence:
- the LOC127115520 gene encoding transcription factor MYB114, with protein sequence MEGLRKGAWSKVEDELLTDCVRQCGEGTWHLVPIRAGLKRCRKSCRLRWLSYLKPTIKRGEFSDDEVEMMKRLHRLLGNRWTLIAGRLSARTPNDVKNYWNTHIHKKEKSTNAKTKEIMKTHLVIKPQPWIFTSTNSAMLKMRFSSEDQSGPIKQYHTQAACDNNIDGKWWEAMIDDDKGNNPKDNDGYEMLDFNVDEFMANGQSWNDFLIDINSLDL encoded by the exons ATGGAAGGATTAAGAAAAGGAGCTTGGAGTAAAGTGGAAGATGAACTTCTCACAGATTGTGTGCGACAATGTGGGGAAGGGACATGGCACCTTGTGCCCATAAGAGCAG GCTTGAAGAGATGCCGGAAAAGCTGTAGATTGAGGTGGTTGAGTTATTTAAAACCAACTATCAAACGTGGAGAATTCTCAGATGATGAAGTTGAGATGATGAAAAGATTGCATAGACTTTTGGGAAACAG ATGGACCCTAATTGCTGGAAGACTTTCTGCAAGAACTCCTAATGATGTGAAAAATTACTGGAACACTCATATTCATAAAAAGGAAAAATCTACAAATGCAAAGACAAAAGAAATAATGAAAACTCATTTAGTGATAAAACCACAACCATGGATTTTCACAAGTACTAATTCAGCAATGTTGAAAATGAGGTTTTCTAGTGAAGATCAAAGTGGGCCCATCAAACAGTATCATACTCAAGCTGCATGTGATAATAATATAGATGGTAAGTGGTGGGAAGCTATGATAGATGATGACAAGGGAAACAATCCAAAAGATAATGATGGATATGAGATGCTAGACTTTAATGTGGATGAGTTTATGGCAAATGGTCAAAGTTGGAATGATTTTCTTATTGATATTAATTCTTTGGATTTATAA